The following coding sequences lie in one Panicum virgatum strain AP13 chromosome 6N, P.virgatum_v5, whole genome shotgun sequence genomic window:
- the LOC120679766 gene encoding testis-specific gene A8 protein-like encodes MGFYFGRASKCLPPPPQFGGPLFGPPTVGPTIFFFLSSVPDLCCTSFPDLAAPDPAAAATTATPPTALAAAAGLPATAPPPPRIRRWRLLLAGRGRGEVAVVRVLPSAFAPPETHLHHIIPTPSSTLLEEAASFGTPAAPAPAAMEAPEAVVAAAATPAAPDLAHAGMAFEDKPAVRASRLARAPRLSRSEKMEWKVEGEGALPQRARGEGEGGGNGW; translated from the exons ATGGGCTTCTATTTTGGTAGGGCTTCTAAATGtctccccccacccccccaaTTTGGTGGCCCTCTATTTGGGCCGCCAACAGTGGGCCccactatttttttctttctttcctccGTCCCCGACCTGTGCTGCACCTCCTTCCCCGACCTCGCGGCGcccgatcccgccgccgccgccaccaccgccacgccACCGACTGCtctagctgccgccgccggcctgcccgccaccgctccgcctcctccccggaTCCGCCGCTGGCGCCTGCTTCTTGCCGGCCGCGGGCGCGGAGAGGTGGCTGTGGTGCGCGTCCTCCCCTCCGCCTTTGCGCCGCCAGAGACCCACCTCCACCACATAATCCCGACGCCCTCGAGCACCTTGTTGGAAGAAGCCGCCTCCTTCGGCACGCCGGCTGCTCCAGCGCCCGCGGCCATGGAGGCGCCAGAGgcagtagtagcagcagcagcaaccccgGCGGCCCCTGATCTGGCGCACGCGGGCATGGCGTTCGAGGACAAGCCGGCGGTGCGAGCAAGCAGGCTGGCGCGCGCACCGAGGCTGAGCAGGTCGGAGAAGATGGAATGGAAGGTGGAAG gggagggggcgctgcCCCAGCGAGCAAGGGGAGAGGGGGAGGGTGGCGGGAATGGGTGgtag